The Mycobacterium sp. 050128 DNA window AGACACTCGGGTGGAAGACACCCGCCGAAGCATTCAACGAGCAACTACTCTCACTCCAACAAGCCGGTGTTGCATCGACCGGTTGAATCAGGTCAGTTCACGTCCATCCGCTATGGCGAACGTCTTGCCGAGATCGGCGCGGTCCCGTCTATCGGGTCGATCGGGGACAGTTACGATAATGCCCTGGCCGAGACGGTCAACGGCTACTACAAGTCCGAACTGATCTACGGGCCGACTCGCACCGGCCCCTGCAA harbors:
- a CDS encoding integrase core domain-containing protein, translating into RHSGGRHPPKHSTSNYSHSNKPVLHRPVESGQFTSIRYGERLAEIGAVPSIGSIGDSYDNALAETVNGYYKSELIYGPTRTGPCKTVEDVELATLGWVHWHNTRRLHGYLGDIPPAEFEATFYDAQRNDHTLVEIQ